Within the Glycine max cultivar Williams 82 chromosome 12, Glycine_max_v4.0, whole genome shotgun sequence genome, the region ATGATATATTCCCTGGGGATTATCATACTAAGTCACTAACAGATCATAGATCATAGTGACTTGATCAGTGGTGTTTTTCTCAATAGAATACATCATCTTTGTAACATGTTTGCCTTATGGAGGGTATATATTTTCAGAATTCAGCAAAACATGTTTCAACTGTTGGCTACTTGGATTGATGAAGGCTATCAAACTCAATTTTGTTTCTACACTCTTATCTGTTTGGCTCCATTGCATTTGTCCAAGTTTTCACATCACTGTTAAAACTAATTAAGGACGTCTCTTGAAAGTCATGTGCTAATATCTTATCAGGTTTTAATTTATCTCAGAGCATGAATTCAAGTCTACATAAACTAGGCAATAAAATGctaaaatgatcaaaatataaattgccAACAGCAAAAATAGAATAACTTACTGCATTAGAGTCTTGTCCAAGAACCAAAACTATCATATCAGGCCCAAACTTTTGGATGGATGGAACAACCAACTCATTGAAGGCATGTACATATCCCTTGTCCCCAGTTCCATTTGGTAGAGGTATGTTCAAGTTAAAGCCATAACCTTCTCCTTCACCTAGCTCATCAACAGAGCCACTTTGCGGATGAGATGGACCCCATGATCCATGGTTCATATGAAGAGAGATGGTAAGAACCTTATTAGATCGATAAAACCCCTCTGCCGTTCCATTTCCATAATGCACATCAATATCTATGACCGCAACCTTCTTGCAGCCGGAATCTAAAGCCAATTGCACAGCTAGACCTGCATTGTTAAGGAAACAGTAGCCATCGGCCAGAGAAGGCTGAGCATGGTGACCAGGGGGCCTAACCAATGCATAGGAAACTTTTCCATCCCCATTCAGTAAATGCTTCATCGCAGATAGTGTAGTCCCAGCAGCAAGAAGTGCAGCATCCCATGATCCAGGGTTCAAAAATGTCCCACCACAAAGCTGCTTCCCCCCTTCTTTATCAACTTCTACCAGTTCATTTATGTATTCTAGGAAATTGCAACATTTGAAACCAATCATGCACTGTTTCATATCAATCTCcaaattatgtccaacacaaCTACATCTATCGTCGAGGAGTGCTACCTAGCTTAACATTTTCTTACACACTCTCtttcattagttttttttattcataggaATCGAATACATGTACCATGAGGGTTTACAAAAATTCACACATGCTGCTCAACCAACTAATTAACTTAGATAAACCCCCTTCTTACTCtcttttattagttaatataCCCAATATACTTTTACGGAAAAAGATCCCTTTTTCGACACCAACAGCCTCTATGATTATGCCAATATACCCAATATGTTAATATATAACGACAGAAACTGGAAAAAGAAAAGTACTAAAGAAGCAATGGTAATGGGGAGAGGATTAGGAAACAGTACCAGgagtgtgaaaagaaaaaagctcaGGGATTTTTGCAGGTGTACCAAGGTGCCAAGAAATGTAAGGGGAGATAGGACCCCTTTTGAGAATAGACACTAGGTTTTTCACTCTGTCTGAGTTTTCAGGGTGCTTCTCCAACACCTCTAAGAAGCCTGGATCCATCCCCGTGTCAAACACGCCATTGCCCGTGTCATGCTTCAGCATCCCTTCGTGCCAGAAAACGTCAATTTGGCCTACCGTGGAAGAAGATGCTCCTTCTGCACCTGCATCAGCCATTCTGCACCTCCTTGCGACTTCTCACTGCTGATAGCAGCCACAACTCCTTTGTGCTCATTAAGTAGGATAACGCCAAGATGTTGCTAGGGGCACCCAGCAATTTAATGAAGTACCGAAAATACCCtccgtttaaaaaataaaagtaacgtaataaaaaaaagtttgttcttCCGTGATAGCTTTCTTCTTTACCTTGCTTCCGCGCTTGTTTCTTCCCCGTGCACCCAGCAATCTCATTCGTGCTTGTTCTTCCTCCTCGCCCTCATTGAGCTTCTTCCTCCTCGCCCTCATTTCGttctgaatttgaaatttggagAAGAAGCTATTGTTCGTGTCCTCCATTGAAGTTCACATCCTCCATTGAAGTTGTTATTCATGTTCTCCGCCATCAAGGTTAGTCTTCTAACCTGCTCGTAACTGTTTCAATGGCGTGAATGGTGTAAATGGCTGTAGGAACCTTAGGATAGACGACATTAATGGCTGGAGGTTGAAGACGAAGGTTCTTCCAcgagaagaaccttcttccgcacGTAGGAAAGGGGCT harbors:
- the HDA14 gene encoding histone deacetylase 8, yielding MADAGAEGASSSTVGQIDVFWHEGMLKHDTGNGVFDTGMDPGFLEVLEKHPENSDRVKNLVSILKRGPISPYISWHLGTPAKIPELFSFHTPEYINELVEVDKEGGKQLCGGTFLNPGSWDAALLAAGTTLSAMKHLLNGDGKVSYALVRPPGHHAQPSLADGYCFLNNAGLAVQLALDSGCKKVAVIDIDVHYGNGTAEGFYRSNKVLTISLHMNHGSWGPSHPQSGSVDELGEGEGYGFNLNIPLPNGTGDKGYVHAFNELVVPSIQKFGPDMIVLVLGQDSNAFDPNGRQCLTMEGYREIGRIVHLLAKRHSAGRLLIVQEGGYHVTYSAYCLHATLEGILNLPMPLLADPIAFYLDDETFSVQVIEAIKNYQKDKVC